Genomic window (Syngnathus typhle isolate RoL2023-S1 ecotype Sweden linkage group LG4, RoL_Styp_1.0, whole genome shotgun sequence):
agtTTAAAAGACACATTGCTTTTGCATTGGACATTTATTTAAGGCTGACTGGCCAACATTTGGCTGCAGACGGAAATTGTAACGTATTCCCAAGCCACACAGAATTCAACCAAGGAAGCAACTAATGGTTTCATTGTGATATTCAAAGTATATTATTAGTGACTTTAGAATGGCTATTACAGCTCAATTACTTGATTTTTGTCCTCAACAATGGAAATACACAGCATGTTTTGACAATGACCACACAGAGGTAGAGATTAGGAAGGTTTGACAGCACTTTTTTTCACTACACGTCTTCATTCTTTGATACTGTACCTGTAGTTCTTTTGATATATAAACTTTCACTTAACACAATACTAACAAAAGATGTGAAACTTTCTTCACGCATTATCTGATTTATCAAACAGTATAGCTTGAATTGCAGCTGAGCAGGCCTTAATGAAGACTTTGTCTTGGTCTGTATCGACTGGCATCGGCATCCTCCTTGAGTACCCGATATTTTAAAATTACTACGCCTTCAATGGGGAGAttctagatgttttttttaacctgccCCTAAATGGTTGTGAAAATAATGCAGGTTTGAGGCACATAAAGCATTAGCTTCCGGTTACTGTGCTTTATGTTTCTTCTAACCTCATGATAGAATAAAGCAAAAGATTCTAAAATCAGATTGAATTAGTTGGTTCTAAAATTAAGTTCTCTAGCTTTTTTGGGATGTCAAACTGCGGCACCTCACGTGTCTTGAATCATGCCAGTATCCATGGCAATCAGCCTCTTTGCTGTCTCTTCTTGAAGTGAGGTTGCtcttcttggcctttagtagtcTTTCCAGACAAGGAGAGCTCATATTTAAGGGCAGTGTCGCCTGACTGAGACGACACGGCGGACCTCTCAGGCGGTGTGGAGgcaacagcagacagtcagtacTGGAGGAGACGAAATTGTCCTGGGTGACGCCCTGACTCAGGCTTCGAGGGCCAACTGTTGACTCTAAGCGTTCTAGGGAGCAGATGGGTGAAATGTGCAGACGTCCAACCTGGTTGCACGAGTCGCAGGTGACCCACGACCCGTCTGAAGAGCAAACTGATGCCGGTGACGACGGAGCACTGCTGTGGCCCTGCTGGACAATTAAGCAAAAAGATTGTCACACATCGAGCGGTGTCCACCATCATCTTTTATATGAGACTGTACATTGAAATGTTATTATGACCCCCATTCACAAGTAATTCAATGCAGACAGACTTACAAATCAGACAATAAATTACATCTATGTAACAAATATAACAAATACCTTTTGCTTCTTGGATGGTGGGCTGTAATGGACCTGATTTGGTTTTATGCGAGGGAACCAAATTTGGAGCATCTCTTCTATTTTCATAATGATGCTGAGAAAGTGTCCTCTAGAAAAGATCAAATACAATGAGTGACGATGACATATTTTAGTAttgggtttatttatttttttgctaatGTTGTAGCCCATAGGCGTGTTTAGCCCAGTTTTAGGGGTACGTAAGCACTCCCAAAATAAATCCAAGCACCATCAAAATTTCAGATTTTATTTACGGTACATCTCTTTATAACATGTTAAAACCACAcactttaaaaacaatgaacaatatTTTATCAACAAATGTTCAATAGAAATgaggacatttcatttaaaccACCTGCGGCTCGTAGTCTGGTGGGGCtgatatatgaacaaaacaggattttcccCAAATTCTAGCtggcgcggcttatagtctggaaattacggtactttgagCGCCAAGGCGTGACTACTGACTCACTCAATGACTGGATGCCTATCATtcttaaagtgtgtgtgtgtgcgtgtgtgtgctttgaGTGGTAAATAGTGAAACCGCCAGCTTCTTCCCGCCAATCAAATGTGCCCCTATCAGAGGTGTCCTGGTGACAAAACCCCTACACCTCGTGGCAACAGCCGAGAGTTGGCGAGGATCGAGTGGCTCGGGATGTCTCGCCAATGGTGATTACATAAGCCTCCTAAAGCCTCTGACATAACATCAGGCTCTCTGGCTTTATCTGATTGGTGGATGAGAAGAAAACGCACAAAGACTgactcaataaaaataaaaaaaaaggctgcatgGGGGCGAATGGCATGTGTTCTCGACATCTGCATTCCTCAGCGTGTCTTTGATCACATGATTGTAGCAGATACAGCAAGAACAGCGCATGTTCTGTTCCACATAAGAAATGTGACTATGGCTGCTGTTATCTCCATacccacgtgcacacacacacacagacacacattccTGAAAGTAgttgccattcatttacaatgtGTTAGTTCTTGTCAACATCCAGAGCTCTATTGCTGTATGGAATGCACATCATCATTGGTTTGTAAAGCTTATATTAAATGCAGACATGCAATTATTTCCTTTGTCCTCATTAATATTCATTCTACATAAAGATAAGTATATAATACCCTGGAatgctctgtgtgtgttttttaaggTTAATAATTCgggatgttctttttttttcaggccaATACCAGTATGAGTACTGAGTAGTCACTGATACGAAGTTCTGATACCAATAGAATTGTGAAAGAATGGTAAAGTATTTGCTACTATTGATAACTAGTAACTGATTACAAGTTTCGCTGGTATGCCAAAATCAACCAATcccaaaaaaaggaaacagACAAAAACACTTGAATCTGAATTTCCCCCATTTTACTATGGAAGGAGACTTTTTTTCGATTGAAGAATTGTAGCCCTCCTCCCATTTTCCTTCCTTAGTTAATGCACAatgtatttatatgtatatatcagCCCTGATCAGGTTATAAAATGTCCAATAAGTATTATTTGACTTAAGCAACAATGAATGAGACATTTTATTACCATTAACCATTGCAATTGACACATTCGTGCTTAAATGAAAATAACTAAATGACTCTTACTTAGCACTTGAACTCATCTAAATTCAGTTTGTGTTGACTGGAGTTTGAATTCCACAGGTTGCGATTACCGGTGATGCTTCTGTGGCTCAGACTAACTAAAATATCATCGTCAATGGTCACAAAGCATAAAGAAGTCAATGTTTACCAGACTTAATAGTAATAGTGGTCTAGAGTGTGAGATTCCAATATAGCTCCTGCAATTCTGCATGGAACCATACTCAATGTTCTCAACATTTGGCCAACCTAATATTACATGTGGTTAATTTTGTTAATCTGTTGGATTTACCCCATGTTAGGATTTTGCAGGACCCCCATTATTCTCTGGATACGGTCCATTGCAACCCTCTCCTGGAAACTGCTAAAACCTGTGGAGAGAAGACAAGTGTGCCGTGAGCGTGGAGGATGAGTATCAACAGCTTTTTTGTCCTACAATTTCTCCTGTGTAATAGGGTGGATTTAAGAACAACTAATCCCTATGTTCACTTATTAGTGACGTTGAGAAGCAGAAGATATTGCCATCAAATCAACAACATGCTTCGGAGCTTCTGCAGCACTAACGTTTTTACGTCATTGTTTTCTTTACAGTTTTCATTTAGTCACGAATCTGCCATATTAACAAAGAGACACTTACGTGTCGAGTATCTGCCAGATTTCAAACCTCGTAGGATGGATGACAGAGGCTGGATATAACACTGCAAGTCCATGCACTAGGTGGAGAAGATAACCCCGTTAGCATCTTAGCACTTCTGGAGGGCAACATTTGAAGGGTTGTGTAATCGCTACTTGGAGAATATGGGCCCATTCCCAGCAGAGCCCAATTAATTGTTTCCCACACCTAACTATGGGATTAGTTAGTCATTTGCACCTAAATAGGGCTCAATCTGTGGCTTTACGTCAAAGGCGTATTGATTTCCAGCCCCATGTCATTGATTAGTCATTTACAACTCTTGCTATTAAGGTATTAACATGGCGTGAACAAATGCAAGTACTTCACTGAGGGGCCTCTATTAACAGCCGACAGGAGCCAATAATAGCAGTCGGCAATAATCGCAATCCATGACATCACGTGTCGCTTACCGGATTGGCACATGGCACaaatttaactattcctatttttgtcctatttttttttccacatcctCTTTCACCCACTGATGAACTCACCAGTTACTGTTTTTGTTCTCAGGCCAAAGCAATGGAAGCAATACTTTGGTGCCAACTTGTTAGCAAACGGACTcttgaagtgagttgaggagtttGATtaggacaaaagtagtgctttgtcaCCAGGCAATTAAAACCCTTTTTGGGGTGGCATgtcaattatttgttttttttccctatttGGGCAAAGGTTTGGTGCCTGCACTGTATTTAAAGGGGTATGTTTGCAATAATGTGTTCAGTGTGTCCGCCTACTACTTTAAACACGGTGGCTTCGGGCTCACATTGCAAACGGCATGTGAGCAAACCAAGAAAATCTGAGTCGTGACGTTCTCAATGCGAATAATTTGGCATCAAATACAGTAATCAGCATGGGAAAGTGGAGCATCGAAATGGCAGCCACTGGAATCATTCTCCTTTTATTCttaatattgtaaaaaaaaaaacacctcaaaTTCCCCCTTAACTgtttagaaattttttgagcattttggctctaaattatttgtattttacaacaTATGTTTTTTCATTAAATACATGCTATGGTCTCACCTTCAATGAGAAAAGTTCATTTAGAATGTACAGTTGAGGATGAGCACCATGTTCATCTAAAGTTCTCTTCCTGACTGAAAGGCTCTTTGGCACAACACAAGATGTCCCTTGTTTGCAAACTGGGGTATCTCGCTTAAATGGAAATACCATGGCGGTCACTTGGGGAGCTTCATAGTTTGCGGAGTTGTGTTGATCATCACAGCTCCTATTCCTCCTCCAGAAGGCACCAGAGTCAAGTCGGATGTTGGGAGATTCCCTGAAAGTAGCAGTTGAGGACGATGAGGATGATGCTTTGGTCTGCACCACTAGGGCCTCTGCTTTCTGAGGACTCAATCTCTTCATGCAGTCACTGCTGTTTTCACCAGAGTCTGAGGGTGAGGACATGATGGAAGCAGACTCTCAGCCAGTAGAGAGCAGTACTGAACTGtcaatcaaaaacaacaaatatcaTTACAAAAAAGATTTTTGGGTCCAaatcattgtgctgctccttcttgCCACAAGGAGGTAGTATAatacagacagacaaaaaagaaaaatagtacTTCTACTATTGACTCAGTAAGATGTAGTAGTCATTTTTTGTAGATGATAAGAAATTTATGCCTGTgagtattattatattatctttctctatgtgttgctccaccattgGTGTTCAAGTATTCCCTTCTTCTAAAACCAAAGTACcaatgctaactgttagcaggTTGTGTTTTGCATTGCTTGTTAGCATTATGCTGGGCGGACTTTCCTAAGGCACAGctatgtggttgttttaaataaaaaataattggccAAATTTCctagaaaatatataaatagcAATTGCAGAAGATTTACACAGAGTTTTAACTACATCATACATTTctcaaaatatattaaaaagccAGAtattccataattgtttgcgtTGCTCCCAACTTAAGGTCAAGTTCGAGAATTAGCTCTACGCATTTATGTAACATTTTGATGAACTAACTTCTCTTTGAAAGTATATCACAGAAAGAcagtgtcttgacatgtgaagagattgacaataaacctgactttgactttgaaaacaaacaataaattgactgttttatttattcactAACAAGTGCCTAGTGAATTAATAACCTTGTGTCAAGGAAATGTTGACTCTTGAACTCAGTTAATTCAACATCCAACCAGTGCCCAATATGAGAGTGAATGTGACATCAGTGGATTAAATAACCTTTCTCCAGTGTATTCGTCCTCTCCTCCAAATGGGCAGGTCGTCCAACATTATGTAAGTAAAAACGAGCAAACACTTGCGCTTGCTCCCTTTCACATGCCGAGTGCTGATGCAACGTTATGTGTGGACACGATCAGCCACTTACACTGTGACAACTAGTGTACCTTAGTGCAGTGGCCATGTCGAACTGCACCATCACTGTGTGACTGAATAATCACTGGCGCAGGCCTGTACTTAACGGTACCCTGTGAATCGAtggcaatgttttatttatttatttatttatttatttatttatttatttatttatttatttatttatttatttatttatttatttatttatttttctttctatttttctcTTGTTTTATTTATGGAGGGTATTACAATATTCCAAACATACCCGCAACTCACGAGTAGAAACAGGTGAGCCGGTGGAGGATGGAGGCAGAGCGTCGAAGCTTACCCAGAGTGAGGCGTGTGTTCCCTCCGCCTGGTACGCCGTGTTTCCGGACGGACAGTCGGGTGGAAAAAGCAGGCTGAGTGCAGCAGAGTGATCTCAGTCAGGCCGGCGTCGCGCTGGCGGATAAGTAGGCAAGCAGGGCGGGTGACTCCCGTTGAGTCCGTGGAGCCTCTCCTCGGGCAACGTGTTCGAGAGGGGAGGGGCCAGCACGTTGCGTACCTgcttcaaaaataaaacaaaacacggAGCTCGGCGGAAACAAAAATTGAAGTGAACACGTGACCAGtctgaatgttgttgttttttaatccaACTATTCGACTGAATCACAACCACCGAAAAACGTGACGAAGACTAAGCGTAATTATTGTCCACTGAATAAGCGGGACGGACAGCGAATTAATATTCATGACCACAGGGCTTCTATTGGTCAGTAGCAGCTTAGCTCAAGACAACGCAGATCCGAGCCCCTGAGCAAAAATTGGTTTAGTAGCCCTCAACTTCTACATATTAGTTGCTGATTATTCATAAAACTTATACATATTAAATTGTTACATTGACTTATTATAATGTGTAAATTTAAATGACACAACAAGCGACTGGCAACATTACAAGTGGGAAAGCGATACTGACAATCATCTCAGAAAAAAACCTCCAACAATGTACAGCAATACAATCACTTTgatataggggtgtaaatcgcgggttttgtcaagatacgatatcatatcgatataaagactctcgatacgatatttgccgatatcttaaaaccTGCTgtaattcattcacgatacatcgcgatatagtgctctacgatcgatttttttttttaaaataaaaactatagaacaatatcctgatttataacaatccatacgcaaaatcaacaaggcactgcaaactctttatttaggaaattacaagagtattgtagtatacaaagtgcttacttcagtgcttctcaattatttcctgtgacgccccccctaggaagaagaaaacattttgcgccccccccccatgttattaacattaaaggaaaaacaaaaaataaataaaaaagaaagatcaacttacaataaagaataactttattaataacagtgtttttgagtctgtaacagaacagattcaaagtgctgctgtagagcaaatactcttccagtgataccgccacccccacctactgcagtggatgtgtaattaccctttaatctaatacagccaaaagaaaaacatgttcccgcgccccccttggtatcgcactacgccccccaggggggcccgccccactatttgagaagcactggcttactttaacactgacctttgatgtcgtgtttttttctggacttccggaagggtcacacccaacacctgccgctgaccatcgacggtgctgtggtggagagagtgagcagcgccaagttcctgggggtgcacatcagtgaggatctctcctggtccaccaacaccgcatcactggcaaagaaagtccagcaccgcctgtacttcctgcggaacctcaggcgagcgagcgctcctccggccatcatgactacattttaccgcggcaccattgagagcgtcctctccagctgtattgctgtttggggtggcggctgcactgactacaacttgaaggccctgcagcgcatagtgaacacggctggtaagattattggtgcttcgctcccctccttgaaggacatttacacctcccatctcacccgcaaggcgaccacgattgtgagtgatgtgagtcaccccgctcactctttgagtttctgccctctgggaagaggtacaggagcctgcgctcccgcaccaccagactctccaacagcttcatactccaggctgttaggatcctgaactcgcccccccctttctgcgtagcgtcctgtactttgcgctatgcttactgtctgctgtacgcacactggctcagttttgctcctcttaattattgggttatttgtttattatttattcatcactcattttatttatttattatttattagttattgtttgtgccttcttgtttttattttgtgtcgtctacttgtatgcttatcgtgtactgtgtctcgtcaccgtgggatggaggaaacggaatttcggtttctttgtgtgtcttgacatatgaaggaattgacaataaagctgactttgactttgaccttgactttgacttttttcttcaaatgtgcggcgagatttgtgctccctgaatatttgatcaccgcatggcaggatttacaaactgcacgtgtcttgtccgttgagccatattttctttggaatccaaagtgcttccaaacgaatgtctttttggacactagccatagcaccagcccaggtgccgcgtactagttgtcgactcccctttcacgtgcctgctctgctcaaacacaacaacgccgcccactgctcccggaaagaggaagcaagcaacaatgaacgggatttcaaaataaagtcgcgtctaatgtccgaggtcaaacacggcgatataaatcgatgtttacgtttagcatcgatgccaataaatcgtagagcattatatcgattaattgatgtgtatcgatgaatcgttacaccccgaCTTTGATATAAACAATCACTTAAAACGTAGTATTAAATGAAGTTAACAATAAAATGTAAAGTTCCCAAAGGTTGAATAATTAGGTCTCAAAACCATCTAgatgtcaggaatgaggtgagccagggcgaccaaatgcagcttgaaccaggatttattgaagggaaagggagttggaagggagtcaggcggggaaacgaagacacaaacgggatagagactcacggccagaaaacagacagaagtcttcttggaaacttggatacatggacacttggacaaggataaaattctgaccgtgagcctccagacagaccgaggaaaaccaaacgacaggaacactgggcgcggacagggacggatcacaacagtagacaccgacagggagaaatacacgggcagggcttaaatacacagggtaacaagaggaaccaggtgacagacattacgataacgaaaggggtgtggccgagggaagtgcaggcagcacgtgctctggcacgggcgtgacagtagattggggcgagtcgtgacagaacccccccctcaAGGGACGGCCCCTGACAtcccaaaaaaaagagaaaaaaatcccccaaaacTGTCCAAGAAGGGGCGGGAGGGAACGGGGAGGCAGCCGCACTGCACACGCCTCCGAAGACCGACTgggtgacggccgctggatccacgccgcctggattggtggcggccgtagcatccgcgccgtcgggacagggtcgggggtcggccgctggatccacgccgcctggattgatGGCGGCCACGAGTCCGATGGCGTCTCAGATgaggcgtggcttggttgcggcttggctcggctttggttgcagcttggctcggctttggcttagCTCGgcggcttgggctgtggcttgggctgtggcttgggctgtggcttgggctgtggcttgggctgtggcttgggctgtggcttgggctgtggcttgggctgtggcttgggctgtggcttgggctgtggcttgggctgtggcttgggctgtggcttgggctgtggcttgggctgtggcttgggctgtggcttggctaacggaagctggtggtggaggggggtccaagcgctggtcgctgtgttggtcggtgtcttctgtcaggaatgaggtgagccagggcgaccaaatgcagcttggactaggatttattgaagggaaagggagttggaagggagtcaggtggggaaacgaagacacaaacgggatagagactcacggccagaaaacagacagaagtcttcttggacacttggatacatggacacttggacaaggatataattctgaccgtgagcctccagacagaccgtggaaaaccaaacgacaggaacactgggcgcggacagggacggatcacaacagtagacaccgacagggagaaatacacgggcagggcttaaatacacagggtaacaagaggaaccaggtgacagacattacgataacgaaaggggtgtggccgagggaagtgcaggcagcacgtgctctggcacgggcgtGACAGTAGATTGGGGCGAGTCGTGACACTAGAAATGTGTAAACActtaaaaaccaaaataaaaatacctgAACATTTTTGTTATTCAGTCCTTCCTCAATGTCATGTTCTGTTGATGCTCAATTAAACTTGTTCAACCAGGACGAGGCTAATTGAGATTAAGAAGCTCTTCAAATTGTTCTGGCCCCATTGGTAGCAACATtacaataaaaatgacaaaaattacAGAAGTCTCTGTTTGTCTAGCAAAGCTAAAGgagaaatattattattttgaggTTCACCCAttcatcaatttaaaaaaagcggTGTTGAAAATTAGTCATCTTTGCCTTCACCGGGATCCTATTGTGGTGgcatcacaaaacaggaatggcaaaagaaaaagcaaaacatagAACTAAAGTCCAATTCAGATTTAATAAATCGAATTCTACGTTGTTTTGCTAAACTGCATTTGCTTCAATTACCCTATCCTGAGTGTCATGAGAATTTAGAATCTTCAGTATTTTGGACTAAATGCTGGACTAAATGGACTTAATTGCTGTGATGTGTATTGCAACCAAGCGGATAAACAACAAAACCCTCAGAGGATATGAGTTGATATGAGTTTCCCCAACATCTGAATTACACAACCAGACTAGTAAATGATGTCATATGTGGACATTTCGCATTAAACTGAGAGAGAGTGAGAAcgcgagagagacagagaggggtCATATGGTGAGAGAGAAGGCTTGCAGTCAAACACTCTGGGCGTTTTACAGACAGTCATTAAGTTCCTGAGGCTAACATGAAGCAAGTCTAGTCAAGTAATCCAAGGCTGGCCGCTCAGGAGACAAATCCGTCCCACTGCAAACGCCCTCGTTTTGCGAGAAAGTGCTCCTTCCAAACATGACATTTTCTGCACAGTTTACTTACTATTTCATTAAACTTGCACACACTGTTTTAAGACACCTTGTGCAGGATGTAGAAAACCATCCGTGGGATATTGTGAGGAAATGAATATGCTGCACATGCTACTCTCCAATAAAACGTGTAATTGTAGCAACATCACAACTTTAAATAAACATTGTAAGATTATATTCAAAGTTAGTGTAATAACAAAACTAACCCAGATAAAAGCAGGCTCCGAATTGAGATATACGGTCATATTTGCATCGAGGGATTCAAATCTAGTATTTGCTAAAGAGGTCAAGTGGGGAAAAGGCTAAATCCAATCATCAGAAAAATGTCAGTTATATATGAAATGACGTCCATGACCAGACAAGTACAAACAAGGGTTGTTTTCTGTAAAAAGAGACCGACAAATATAAGCGAACCGATTTAACCACAAGAGGTTTGGAAATAAAAATGAGGACACATCATCCGACAGGCTAAAACCCTTTATTTGCAAATGTCACACAAGGACAGAGGCagtgtgatttattttgaaatttgctGCAAAATTGCACCACCTACAACTCTATAGGGCCACTTACCAATACCAATTATTTTgacataaaataattattttataatttatatatacgAACCAATTTCTGTCAATTTATCCCAACCAGGTATAGTAGCAGACAAAATATTGAAATGCTCTTCGATTGGATGACTGAAGGTACATAATTACCCTGGATATCCACTTTTTTGTGAATTGTTTTCCTAACTGGTGtgccataatttttttttccaatgtggaATATGTGCCTTGTTGGCTCAATAGAGATTGAGAGATACTGAACTAGTAgatgacaaccaaacaaacGATGAGAAGAAGAATGAGGCTCCAGTTTGGACCTGAAATGAAATATGCACATTTAGTCTGAATGAAAGTAATATGCAGGATGAGCTTAGTTCTAAGATACAATTGTATTCCTTTATAAATGACGCATTCTAcaacaggggtgcccaaactatGGCCCGGGGTGCAGCTTGAGGCCCacaagcaggttttttttttcacaaaaactAACATTTGACACGGCTCATGTTATTTTGCCGCATAATATGTTTTACTTTTTACATTGGGCAGGTAGCAAGGCAATAGAAGACAAGAAGTTTATTCTCATCTCTCACTTCCTTGTTTTCTACCAATCACACATCATTTGGTAAGACGTGTCGCCATACTGACCCCTACTGGTACTAGTGCCAATACTTAAAGGTGAAGAATGTGAACGTGGTCTTTATATCCAATGATGTTTTGTATGCAGCCTTTGGAAGCAAAGGCAAAGGTTTGGTCACCCCTGGTCGAAATGAAGTCTTCGGGTATCTGCTTACTTGAGCGGCTCAACCCTCTCTGAGGTGGAGAAGTGATGGGCTCTAATGAGAAACAGTGGTCCGTTAATCATAA
Coding sequences:
- the LOC133153283 gene encoding uncharacterized protein LOC133153283 isoform X3, coding for MSSPSDSGENSSDCMKRLSPQKAEALVVQTKASSSSSSTATFRESPNIRLDSGAFWRRNRSCDDQHNSANYEAPQVTAMCMDLQCYIQPLSSILRGLKSGRYSTRFSSFQERVAMDRIQRIMGVLQNPNMGGHFLSIIMKIEEMLQIWFPRIKPNQVHYSPPSKKQKQGHSSAPSSPASVCSSDGSWVTCDSCNQVGRLHISPICSLERLESTVGPRSLSQGVTQDNFVSSSTDCLLLPPHRLRGPPCRLSQATLPLNMSSPCLERLLKAKKSNLTSRRDSKEADCHGYWHDSRHVRCRSLTSQKS
- the LOC133153283 gene encoding uncharacterized protein LOC133153283 isoform X2; translation: MSSPSDSGENSSDCMKRLSPQKAEALVVQTKASSSSSSTATFRESPNIRLDSGAFWRRNRSCDDQHNSANYEAPQVTAMVFPFKRDTPVCKQGTSCVVPKSLSVRKRTLDEHGAHPQLYILNELFSLKCMDLQCYIQPLSSILRGLKSGRYSTRFSSFQERVAMDRIQRIMGVLQNPNMGGHFLSIIMKIEEMLQIWFPRIKPNQVHYSPPSKKQKGHSSAPSSPASVCSSDGSWVTCDSCNQVGRLHISPICSLERLESTVGPRSLSQGVTQDNFVSSSTDCLLLPPHRLRGPPCRLSQATLPLNMSSPCLERLLKAKKSNLTSRRDSKEADCHGYWHDSRHVRCRSLTSQKS
- the LOC133153283 gene encoding uncharacterized protein LOC133153283 isoform X1, which translates into the protein MSSPSDSGENSSDCMKRLSPQKAEALVVQTKASSSSSSTATFRESPNIRLDSGAFWRRNRSCDDQHNSANYEAPQVTAMVFPFKRDTPVCKQGTSCVVPKSLSVRKRTLDEHGAHPQLYILNELFSLKCMDLQCYIQPLSSILRGLKSGRYSTRFSSFQERVAMDRIQRIMGVLQNPNMGGHFLSIIMKIEEMLQIWFPRIKPNQVHYSPPSKKQKQGHSSAPSSPASVCSSDGSWVTCDSCNQVGRLHISPICSLERLESTVGPRSLSQGVTQDNFVSSSTDCLLLPPHRLRGPPCRLSQATLPLNMSSPCLERLLKAKKSNLTSRRDSKEADCHGYWHDSRHVRCRSLTSQKS